The Gillisia sp. Hel_I_86 genome has a segment encoding these proteins:
- a CDS encoding phenylacetate--CoA ligase family protein, producing the protein MTPIQTESVEKIARIQWLELQKQLLYLQKHSKFYKKLFKEHCIDVSEIKTEAALKLIPLTTKEDLQQYNKEFLCVPEEEIIDHVTTSGTLGSPVNFLLNEADLERLAINEMQSFKLIGVLKGDKVQITTTLDRRFIAGMAYYLGLRKLGAGIIRTGSGMPHLQWDSIERFKPNYLVAVPSFLLKMIEYAGANAIDYKNSSVKAAICIGEPLRDRNFELNALGKKITELWDIELFSTYASTEMATAFTECEHHLGNHIQPELVYTEVLDEEGKPVKIDEIGELVVSTLQVQTMPLLRFATGDLVSYTNETCKCGRNTMRLSPVLGRKKQHIKYKGTSLYPQHILDVLVEFNTISNFVVVVQKDETEMDLLTIKISNSLSKLEQEGLKQHFQTRLQVIPKIEMTNDIEINNLKNPIGSRKPVLFIDLRG; encoded by the coding sequence ATGACTCCTATCCAAACCGAATCCGTAGAGAAGATTGCAAGAATCCAATGGTTGGAATTGCAGAAGCAGTTACTATATCTTCAAAAGCATTCCAAATTCTATAAGAAGCTCTTTAAAGAGCATTGTATAGATGTTAGTGAAATCAAGACAGAAGCAGCTCTAAAATTGATTCCGTTAACAACCAAGGAGGACCTTCAGCAATATAATAAAGAATTCCTTTGCGTGCCCGAAGAAGAGATCATAGACCATGTTACCACTTCTGGAACTTTGGGAAGTCCTGTGAATTTTTTATTGAATGAAGCCGATCTGGAAAGATTGGCAATTAATGAAATGCAATCTTTTAAATTGATTGGTGTTTTAAAGGGGGATAAGGTTCAAATCACAACTACCTTGGATAGAAGGTTCATTGCGGGTATGGCTTATTATCTTGGATTAAGAAAGCTAGGTGCTGGAATAATTAGAACCGGTAGCGGAATGCCACATTTACAATGGGATTCCATAGAGCGCTTTAAACCAAATTATTTGGTAGCGGTGCCCTCGTTTTTGTTGAAAATGATAGAGTATGCAGGAGCGAACGCAATAGATTATAAAAATTCCTCTGTAAAAGCTGCTATTTGTATAGGCGAACCTCTTAGAGACCGGAATTTTGAATTGAATGCTTTGGGAAAAAAAATCACAGAACTTTGGGATATCGAATTATTCTCTACCTACGCTTCTACAGAAATGGCTACGGCCTTTACGGAATGTGAACATCACTTAGGAAACCATATTCAGCCCGAATTGGTTTATACAGAAGTTTTGGATGAGGAAGGAAAGCCAGTGAAAATCGATGAAATAGGGGAGTTGGTAGTGTCCACCTTGCAAGTGCAAACTATGCCGCTGTTGCGTTTTGCAACCGGGGATTTGGTAAGCTATACAAACGAAACATGCAAATGTGGAAGAAATACCATGAGATTAAGTCCGGTTTTGGGAAGGAAAAAACAGCATATCAAATATAAAGGTACCAGCTTATATCCGCAGCATATTTTAGATGTGCTTGTAGAATTTAATACCATTTCCAATTTTGTGGTCGTTGTTCAAAAAGATGAAACCGAAATGGATTTACTGACTATTAAAATTTCCAATTCCTTATCCAAATTAGAACAAGAAGGTTTAAAACAACATTTTCAAACACGATTGCAAGTAATTCCTAAAATTGAGATGACAAACGATATAGAAATAAACAATTTAAAGAATCCAATAGGAAGCAGAAAACCTGTGCTTTTTATTGATTTAAGGGGTTAG